In the genome of Streptomyces globosus, one region contains:
- a CDS encoding phage tail protein, whose protein sequence is MSLQPGDALTSHNFGLQIDGVMVEFLQEVSSLSMEQDVIEYQQVSADGKPVTKKLPGVQKAGQCQVTRGATQSMAFTEWIKSSISGDMGSARKNATIIMMDYQENPVRRYNLRNAWCSKVEVSSVKAGAASALTEQVTITFEELVIE, encoded by the coding sequence ATGTCCCTTCAGCCCGGTGACGCGCTCACCTCGCACAATTTCGGCCTCCAGATCGACGGCGTGATGGTCGAGTTCCTCCAGGAGGTCAGCAGCCTGTCCATGGAGCAGGACGTCATCGAGTACCAGCAGGTCTCCGCGGACGGCAAGCCCGTCACCAAGAAGCTCCCCGGCGTGCAGAAGGCCGGCCAGTGCCAGGTGACCCGCGGTGCGACGCAGTCCATGGCGTTCACCGAGTGGATCAAGTCGTCGATCTCCGGCGACATGGGCTCGGCCCGCAAGAACGCGACGATCATCATGATGGACTACCAGGAGAACCCGGTCCGCCGGTACAACCTGCGCAACGCGTGGTGCTCGAAGGTGGAGGTCAGCTCGGTGAAGGCGGGTGCCGCCTCGGCGCTCACCGAGCAGGTCACCATCACCTTCGAAGAGCTGGTCATCGAGTAA
- a CDS encoding DUF4255 domain-containing protein — MIHEIDEALRRLLRRGALPEGAGDIALEAPTREWAARRTAPTVSAFLYDIREDVSRRERGAYAERDARGAVVQRRQPARWFRLSYLLTAWTARPEDEHRMLAGVLAALLPYEALPPEEVPEAIAAYRSSIPLSVGVPPSEGRSAADVWSALGGEFKPSLDVVIAVPFPVTPVYPVGPPVTEGAVVTVRGKDGRPGGSRPRMLRTQARGQAR, encoded by the coding sequence ATGATCCATGAGATCGACGAAGCGCTGCGGCGCCTGCTGCGCCGCGGCGCCCTGCCCGAGGGGGCCGGCGACATCGCCCTGGAGGCCCCCACCCGGGAGTGGGCGGCGCGCCGCACCGCCCCGACCGTCAGCGCCTTCCTGTACGACATCCGCGAGGACGTCTCCCGGCGGGAGCGCGGGGCGTACGCGGAGCGCGACGCCCGGGGCGCCGTCGTGCAGCGGCGGCAGCCGGCCCGCTGGTTCCGGCTGTCCTACCTGCTGACCGCGTGGACGGCGCGGCCGGAGGACGAACACCGCATGCTGGCAGGCGTGTTGGCCGCGCTGCTGCCGTACGAGGCGCTGCCGCCCGAGGAGGTGCCGGAAGCGATAGCGGCGTACCGGTCGTCGATCCCGCTGTCGGTGGGGGTGCCGCCCTCCGAGGGGCGGTCCGCCGCGGACGTGTGGTCGGCGCTGGGCGGGGAGTTCAAGCCGTCGCTGGACGTCGTCATCGCCGTCCCGTTCCCGGTGACGCCCGTCTACCCGGTGGGGCCGCCGGTCACGGAGGGCGCGGTCGTCACGGTGCGCGGCAAGGACGGCCGGCCGGGCGGCTCCCGGCCGAGGATGCTGCGTACGCAGGCGCGGGGGCAGGCCCGGTGA
- a CDS encoding phage tail sheath family protein codes for MPNYLSPGVYVEEVASGSRPIEGAGTSVAAFVGLAPCGPLNDPTLVTNWSQYVAEFGDFTDGCHLAHAVYGFFDNGGTAAYVVRVGGGADPAAAVPAPSRVAAAAVGGAAAVPEEGAAGEAAVLGSFKVAALAAAPSGAGPLTVEVQDADGGEGSSGGAGGADRFRLLVKDGDAVVEEFDVSARKSARNYVVAQVRQRSRTITVEEAVPGTAAARPEAQSLTLAPPPAAAPAAVPAAAQVPAAAGSGLDSGRFLGDAADRTGFGGLEALDEITMVAAPDLMAAYRRGLLDLEQVKAVQLGMVAHCELMGDRMALLDPPPGLNARDVRKWRMETAGYDSRYAALYYPWIKVFDPSTGQAEVVPPSGHMAGVWARNDAERGVHKAPANEIVRGAVDLELQITRGEQDLLNPVGVNCIRAFPGRGIRVWGARTLASDPAWRYLNVRRYFNYLEESILVGTQWVVFEPNDRALWARIRRNISAFLVNEWRTGALFGQRPEDAFYVKCDEETNPPESVDLGRVVCEIGIAPVKPAEFVVFRLAQFSGGGGELEE; via the coding sequence GTGCCGAACTACCTCTCCCCCGGCGTGTACGTCGAGGAAGTCGCCAGCGGTTCCCGGCCCATCGAGGGGGCGGGCACGTCCGTCGCGGCGTTCGTCGGGCTCGCTCCGTGCGGACCGCTGAACGACCCGACCCTGGTGACGAACTGGTCCCAGTACGTGGCCGAGTTCGGCGACTTCACGGACGGCTGCCACCTGGCGCACGCCGTGTACGGGTTCTTCGACAACGGCGGCACGGCCGCGTACGTGGTGCGGGTCGGCGGCGGCGCCGACCCGGCGGCCGCGGTCCCCGCACCGTCCAGGGTCGCGGCCGCGGCGGTCGGCGGTGCGGCGGCGGTGCCGGAGGAGGGCGCGGCCGGCGAGGCCGCCGTCCTCGGGTCGTTCAAGGTGGCCGCCCTGGCGGCGGCGCCGTCCGGCGCCGGCCCGCTCACCGTCGAGGTGCAGGACGCCGACGGCGGCGAGGGCTCCTCGGGCGGCGCCGGCGGCGCGGACCGGTTCAGGCTGCTGGTCAAGGACGGGGACGCGGTCGTCGAGGAGTTCGACGTCAGCGCCCGCAAGTCCGCGCGGAACTACGTGGTCGCGCAGGTCCGCCAGCGGTCCAGGACCATCACGGTGGAGGAGGCCGTGCCGGGGACCGCCGCCGCGCGACCGGAGGCGCAGTCGCTGACGCTGGCGCCGCCGCCCGCAGCCGCGCCCGCGGCCGTGCCGGCCGCCGCACAGGTGCCGGCCGCCGCCGGGTCGGGCCTGGACTCGGGCCGGTTCCTCGGCGACGCGGCGGACCGCACCGGCTTCGGCGGCCTGGAAGCCCTCGACGAGATCACCATGGTCGCCGCGCCCGACCTGATGGCCGCGTACCGGCGGGGCCTGCTGGACCTCGAACAGGTCAAGGCGGTCCAGCTCGGCATGGTCGCGCACTGCGAGCTGATGGGCGACCGGATGGCGCTGCTCGACCCGCCGCCCGGCCTGAACGCGCGGGACGTCCGGAAGTGGCGTATGGAGACGGCCGGATACGACTCCCGGTACGCGGCCCTCTACTACCCGTGGATCAAAGTCTTCGACCCGTCCACCGGCCAGGCCGAAGTGGTCCCGCCGTCCGGGCACATGGCCGGCGTGTGGGCCCGCAACGACGCCGAGCGCGGCGTCCACAAGGCCCCTGCCAACGAGATCGTGCGCGGCGCCGTCGACCTGGAGCTCCAGATCACCCGCGGCGAGCAGGACCTCCTCAACCCGGTCGGCGTGAACTGCATCCGCGCCTTCCCGGGCCGCGGCATCCGCGTGTGGGGGGCGCGCACGCTGGCCTCGGACCCGGCGTGGCGCTACCTGAACGTGCGGCGCTACTTCAACTACCTGGAGGAGTCGATCCTCGTCGGCACCCAGTGGGTGGTGTTCGAGCCGAACGACCGGGCGCTGTGGGCGCGGATCCGGCGCAACATCTCGGCGTTCCTCGTCAACGAATGGCGGACGGGAGCGCTGTTCGGCCAGCGGCCCGAGGACGCGTTCTACGTGAAGTGCGACGAGGAGACCAACCCGCCGGAGTCGGTCGACCTGGGACGGGTCGTCTGCGAGATCGGCATCGCGCCGGTCAAGCCGGCCGAGTTCGTGGTGTTCCGCCTGGCGCAGTTCTCCGGAGGGGGCGGGGAGCTGGAGGAGTGA
- a CDS encoding AAA family ATPase has product MSAAAGILLDRLARLRREAAGLVAARAADDPTAHDPLRGLYVSSESALRAAADGPHAPTAAADGPGDARADTAPEPDAGDGAGTGGPDGPDRLGGLVRAFGLSALDLRILLAAAAPDVDRRFEPLYGYLNDDVGRRRASVALALELAGTGPHMPRARSRFHAAAPLLAGGLLLLEDGERPLPGRALRVPERVVAHLLGDDGLDAELCAAGVVLLEPSRGTAPARGAGPAEAEAEAEAEADAGSGPGGAGCATGAAASGRADRADPAVLLARAVRPVTVHLLDRRGEGGAERVVEALRAAGRTVLVHRPPAGAGSGDGGPAGDAARLGPLLRREARLRGPGTAVVVAPVPAEPGPLMRSVAAADTTTVFAGPDPYDPDWAPEVPLIPLEGARPHTAGAPGGARDEAAALLGAGPAGALAAYRLSGVQLAEVARTARGLAALEGAELAEHHVRLTARRLSAPLLGRLARRVRPAVGFADLVLPSEEQARVAELVARARHRDEVLSGWRLRTGGGRGRGVVALFAGVSGTGKTLAAEAVAGELGLDLYVVDLSSVVDKYVGETEKNLERIFTEADRTDAVLLFDEADAVFGKRSEVRGSHDRYANLESAYLLQRLESFDGIAVLTTNLRANVDEAFTRRLDLVVDFPFPDAALRADLWRSALAGAPTGPDVAAELDCLAAEFELAGGSIRAAALTACYAARRRGSGPVTAGDVREGARREYLKAGRLIPGTAAPWRP; this is encoded by the coding sequence GTGAGCGCGGCGGCGGGGATCCTGCTGGACCGGCTGGCGCGGCTGCGGCGGGAGGCGGCCGGGCTGGTCGCGGCCCGGGCCGCGGACGACCCCACGGCACACGACCCGCTGCGCGGGCTGTACGTGTCGTCGGAGTCGGCCCTGCGGGCCGCCGCGGACGGCCCGCACGCCCCGACGGCTGCGGCGGACGGGCCGGGGGATGCCCGCGCGGACACGGCTCCGGAGCCGGACGCCGGCGACGGTGCGGGCACGGGCGGGCCGGACGGGCCTGACCGGCTGGGCGGTCTCGTCCGCGCCTTCGGGCTGTCCGCGCTGGACCTGCGGATCCTGCTCGCGGCGGCGGCGCCCGACGTCGACCGCCGGTTCGAGCCGCTCTACGGCTACCTCAACGACGACGTCGGGCGGCGCCGGGCCTCGGTGGCGCTGGCTCTGGAGCTCGCGGGGACGGGTCCGCACATGCCGCGGGCGCGGTCCCGCTTCCACGCGGCGGCGCCGCTCCTGGCGGGCGGACTGCTCCTCCTGGAGGACGGGGAGCGGCCGCTCCCGGGGCGGGCGCTCCGCGTCCCGGAGCGGGTCGTGGCCCATCTGCTGGGCGACGACGGGCTCGACGCGGAGCTGTGTGCGGCGGGGGTGGTCCTGCTGGAGCCGTCCCGCGGGACGGCACCGGCGCGCGGGGCGGGCCCGGCCGAGGCGGAGGCGGAGGCGGAGGCGGAGGCCGACGCCGGGTCCGGGCCGGGCGGTGCAGGCTGTGCGACCGGTGCAGCCGCTTCGGGCCGGGCGGACCGGGCCGATCCGGCGGTCCTGCTGGCCCGGGCGGTTCGGCCCGTCACCGTCCATCTGCTCGACCGGCGGGGCGAGGGCGGCGCCGAGCGGGTCGTCGAGGCCCTGCGGGCGGCGGGGCGCACCGTACTGGTGCACCGGCCGCCGGCGGGCGCGGGGTCCGGGGACGGCGGTCCGGCGGGCGACGCCGCGCGGCTCGGGCCGCTGCTGCGGCGCGAGGCCCGGCTGCGCGGCCCGGGGACGGCGGTGGTCGTCGCGCCCGTCCCGGCGGAGCCGGGGCCGCTGATGCGGTCGGTCGCCGCGGCCGACACCACGACCGTGTTCGCGGGCCCGGATCCCTACGACCCGGACTGGGCTCCCGAGGTCCCCCTGATCCCCCTCGAAGGCGCCCGCCCGCACACCGCCGGGGCGCCGGGCGGGGCGCGCGACGAGGCCGCAGCCCTGCTCGGTGCCGGGCCGGCGGGGGCGCTGGCCGCGTACCGGCTGAGCGGCGTGCAGCTCGCCGAGGTGGCCCGTACTGCCCGGGGCCTCGCCGCACTGGAGGGCGCGGAGCTCGCCGAGCACCATGTCCGGCTCACCGCGCGCCGCCTGTCCGCCCCGCTGCTGGGGCGGCTGGCCCGGCGGGTGCGGCCGGCGGTCGGCTTCGCCGACCTGGTGCTGCCGTCCGAGGAGCAGGCCCGTGTCGCCGAGCTGGTGGCCCGCGCCCGGCACCGCGACGAGGTGCTGTCCGGTTGGCGCCTGCGCACCGGCGGCGGCCGCGGCCGCGGGGTGGTGGCCTTGTTCGCGGGGGTGTCGGGCACGGGCAAGACGCTCGCGGCGGAGGCGGTGGCGGGCGAACTCGGCCTCGACCTGTACGTGGTGGACCTGTCCTCGGTGGTCGACAAGTACGTCGGGGAGACGGAGAAGAACCTGGAGCGGATCTTCACCGAGGCGGACCGCACGGACGCGGTGCTGCTCTTCGACGAGGCGGACGCCGTGTTCGGGAAGCGGTCGGAGGTGCGCGGATCGCACGACCGGTATGCGAACCTCGAAAGCGCCTACCTGCTCCAGCGGTTGGAGAGCTTCGACGGGATCGCCGTGCTGACGACGAACCTCCGGGCGAACGTGGACGAGGCGTTCACGCGGCGGCTGGACCTGGTGGTGGACTTCCCGTTCCCGGACGCGGCGCTGCGCGCCGACCTGTGGCGCAGCGCGCTGGCCGGGGCGCCGACCGGGCCGGACGTGGCAGCGGAACTGGACTGCCTGGCAGCGGAGTTCGAGCTGGCCGGCGGTTCGATCCGGGCGGCGGCACTCACGGCCTGCTATGCGGCGCGCAGGCGGGGCTCGGGGCCGGTGACCGCCGGGGACGTCCGGGAGGGCGCCCGCCGCGAGTACCTCAAGGCGGGCCGCCTGATCCCCGGCACCGCGGCCCCCTGGCGGCCCTGA
- a CDS encoding phage tail protein — protein MPPTPPDAGSTVFFRLTIDGLNLGLFNGCDGLSSQVEIEQHQEGGNNGFVWQLPTRVVFPTIRLTRPLTAETARVAAWISSISTGITRPTAQIAALRADGSVVAQWGLVEVLPVSWTGPTLDASRPAVATETLEIAHHGFTDAGGV, from the coding sequence ATGCCGCCCACGCCCCCCGACGCCGGATCCACGGTCTTCTTCAGACTCACCATCGACGGCCTGAACCTCGGCCTGTTCAACGGCTGCGACGGGCTGTCCTCCCAGGTCGAGATCGAGCAGCACCAAGAGGGCGGCAACAACGGCTTCGTCTGGCAGCTGCCCACCCGCGTCGTCTTCCCCACCATCCGCCTCACCCGCCCCCTCACCGCGGAGACGGCCCGCGTCGCCGCCTGGATCTCCTCCATCTCCACCGGCATCACCCGCCCCACCGCGCAGATCGCCGCCCTGCGCGCCGACGGCTCGGTCGTCGCCCAGTGGGGTCTGGTCGAGGTGCTCCCCGTCAGCTGGACGGGGCCGACGCTCGACGCGTCGCGCCCGGCCGTCGCGACGGAGACGCTGGAGATCGCCCACCACGGTTTCACCGACGCGGGGGGTGTCTGA
- a CDS encoding AfsR/SARP family transcriptional regulator: MTAHAPDGTPLGLGPNQQRALLAVLLLRRGRPAPMADLLGALWGERPPPRAVGTLRTYVSRLRTLFEPERPSRAPARLLVSASDGYALRLRDPFLDIAEFERGIAEAARLRTAGATGDAYRTLGEALGLWAGTPLAGLPGPYAETQRDRLTEMWLTAREDHFHGALELGLDRDTAAVADLRAFAAEHPLRERAQALLMLALHRAGRSREALAVYGSTCDTLARELGTGPGPELTALHRRLTARAAPAAPPPAPAPREAPRPAPAGTGPAGRCLAGRSSELALLDEVLAGTGSGVPVAVLTGMPGIGKTALADRAAALSGPRFPDGVLRADLGAGSARALAGLLGALGVPAQALPDGIEARAALYRSLLDGRRVLVLLDDARDTAGLLPLLPAARGCAALVTAPGRGLVVPGARLVDVPELDDDAALLLLGAAAGEQRVRAEPDAVLDLVRQCAGLPLALHLAGTRLRHEPALTAAALASPDGGGLTARLRAGGRSVEDAFRRRCATLAPAALHMLRATAAAPDGFGPAAAAALLNGGEPSGAAPAAAAGAAVPEAADLIEAIVDAGLLRPAASGRYRYHPLVRAYARHRLTAA, from the coding sequence ATGACCGCGCACGCCCCCGACGGGACCCCGCTCGGCCTCGGCCCCAACCAGCAGCGGGCCCTGCTGGCCGTGCTCCTCCTCCGCCGCGGCCGCCCCGCCCCCATGGCCGACCTCCTCGGGGCACTGTGGGGCGAGCGGCCGCCGCCGCGCGCCGTCGGCACCCTCCGCACGTACGTGTCCCGGCTCCGCACCCTCTTCGAGCCCGAACGGCCCTCCCGCGCCCCCGCCCGCCTGCTCGTGTCCGCCTCCGACGGATACGCGCTCCGCCTGCGCGACCCGTTCCTCGACATCGCCGAGTTCGAGCGCGGCATCGCGGAGGCCGCCCGGCTGCGCACCGCCGGCGCGACCGGGGACGCGTACCGCACGCTCGGCGAGGCGCTCGGGCTGTGGGCGGGCACCCCGCTCGCCGGACTGCCCGGCCCGTACGCCGAGACCCAGCGCGACCGGCTCACCGAGATGTGGCTGACCGCCCGGGAGGACCACTTCCACGGCGCGCTGGAACTCGGCCTGGACCGGGACACCGCGGCCGTCGCCGACCTGCGCGCCTTCGCCGCCGAACACCCCCTGCGGGAACGCGCCCAGGCACTCCTCATGCTCGCCCTGCACCGGGCGGGCCGCTCGCGCGAGGCGCTCGCCGTGTACGGGTCCACCTGCGACACCCTCGCCCGCGAACTCGGCACCGGGCCCGGCCCCGAGCTGACCGCCCTCCACCGCCGCCTCACCGCCCGCGCCGCACCCGCGGCCCCGCCGCCGGCGCCCGCGCCGCGGGAAGCGCCTCGCCCTGCGCCCGCCGGGACCGGCCCGGCGGGCCGGTGCCTCGCCGGCCGGTCCTCGGAACTCGCCCTGCTCGACGAGGTGCTGGCGGGCACCGGTTCCGGTGTCCCCGTCGCCGTACTCACCGGCATGCCCGGCATCGGGAAGACGGCCCTCGCAGACCGGGCGGCCGCCCTGTCCGGGCCCCGCTTCCCGGACGGGGTGCTCCGCGCCGACCTCGGCGCCGGCAGCGCCCGCGCCCTCGCCGGCCTGCTGGGCGCGCTCGGTGTGCCCGCGCAGGCCCTGCCCGACGGCATCGAGGCGCGCGCGGCGCTCTACCGCTCCCTCCTCGACGGCCGGCGCGTCCTCGTCCTCCTCGACGACGCCCGCGACACCGCCGGCCTGCTGCCCCTGCTGCCCGCCGCCCGGGGATGCGCGGCCCTCGTCACCGCGCCCGGTCGCGGCCTCGTCGTCCCCGGCGCCCGGCTCGTCGACGTCCCCGAACTCGACGACGACGCGGCGCTCCTGCTCCTCGGCGCGGCCGCGGGCGAGCAGAGGGTGCGCGCGGAGCCGGACGCCGTCCTGGACCTCGTCCGCCAGTGCGCCGGGCTGCCGCTCGCCCTCCACCTCGCAGGGACCCGGCTGCGGCATGAACCCGCCCTGACGGCGGCCGCCCTCGCCTCCCCCGACGGCGGCGGCCTCACCGCCCGGCTCCGGGCCGGCGGCCGGTCCGTCGAGGACGCCTTCCGGCGCCGCTGCGCGACGCTCGCCCCCGCGGCCCTGCACATGCTGCGCGCGACGGCCGCCGCCCCCGACGGGTTCGGGCCCGCCGCCGCGGCCGCGCTCCTGAACGGCGGCGAGCCGTCCGGCGCCGCGCCCGCAGCAGCCGCCGGAGCCGCCGTACCCGAGGCCGCCGACCTGATCGAGGCGATCGTCGACGCGGGACTGCTGCGGCCCGCGGCCAGCGGCCGCTACCGCTACCACCCCCTGGTCCGCGCCTACGCCCGCCACCGCCTCACCGCCGCCTGA
- a CDS encoding LysM peptidoglycan-binding domain-containing protein, whose product MAAPTGGRAAAGLARASLAVRQPPARLGGSPGGLIGQADFHFNPRQLQLSRSAHWRTEPAVAYTRGAPPKFTGVEPAQLRVDLFLDASGTPGADTVRRQVELLLSCCEVTEQSAASQAPSPPWVTFSWGSFSTVQFTACVTQASATYTLFSPNGTPLRATCSLSLTEIPQAVKRQNPTSGALSARRVHRTVAGDTLASVAWREYGDPTAWRVIAEANGVDDPMRLRPGTELLLPAGSERTA is encoded by the coding sequence GTGGCGGCGCCCACCGGCGGCCGGGCCGCCGCCGGGCTGGCGCGGGCCTCGCTCGCCGTCCGCCAGCCGCCCGCCCGCCTCGGCGGCAGCCCGGGCGGGCTGATCGGCCAGGCCGACTTCCACTTCAACCCGCGCCAGCTCCAGCTGTCCCGCTCCGCGCACTGGCGTACGGAGCCGGCGGTCGCCTACACCCGGGGCGCGCCGCCGAAGTTCACCGGGGTCGAGCCGGCGCAGCTGCGCGTCGACCTGTTCCTGGACGCCTCCGGCACGCCCGGCGCGGACACGGTCCGCAGGCAGGTCGAGCTGCTGCTGTCGTGCTGCGAGGTGACGGAGCAGAGCGCCGCCTCGCAGGCGCCGTCCCCGCCGTGGGTGACGTTCTCGTGGGGTTCCTTCAGCACCGTCCAGTTCACGGCGTGCGTGACGCAGGCCAGCGCCACCTACACGCTGTTCAGCCCGAACGGGACCCCTCTGCGGGCGACGTGCTCGCTGTCGCTCACCGAGATCCCGCAGGCGGTGAAGCGCCAGAACCCGACCTCGGGTGCGCTGTCCGCCCGCCGCGTCCACCGCACCGTCGCCGGGGACACCCTGGCGTCGGTGGCGTGGCGCGAGTACGGCGACCCGACCGCCTGGCGGGTGATCGCCGAGGCCAACGGCGTCGACGACCCGATGCGGCTGAGGCCCGGCACCGAACTGCTGCTGCCCGCCGGATCGGAGCGCACCGCATGA
- a CDS encoding peptidoglycan-binding domain-containing protein, with protein MTMWTTLDPVAVAVDPGSRATARLRVRNTGDTVEEYRLSIVGDPAGWSRIEPDTLRLYPGSEGSAEISFAPPRTPGAPAGPAAYGVRVEPRENPAVRDVLEGRVTVAPFTEVRAELVPPRTAARFRGRAAVAVDNLGNTPLTASVGARDESGRLSFGVRPGSVQVAPGRAAFVELEATPQATRWTGAPETHRMTVSVRRSGDAAALELSGEFEQRPVLPAWLVAVGGLLAAAAVAFAVLWLGFSPKVASAAGEKKAEAGAPLPGALGSQGPLPPAPPPPAEPGALPGGGAPGGGDPAAGLPGGGSGAAAGSGGGGGGGGGGEGGAAPPPAAGNQGGAVAPQGPPWRAGYQPDVVVHYAQRRLAALGSGNPCTLKGQWREGVIDAATEASLICYQQAVMADGKTTRALTATDKPLGTLGRATLASLWMQGVTAGRLTSGSRNFEVTQLDAALRWAGQATISDADLQADRAFARLGVDYFTSGGRNAAATPYDAKMRAKVEQYQRQVQLPVTGVADSRTINALLGGSVNGTGRPGR; from the coding sequence ATGACGATGTGGACCACTCTCGATCCGGTTGCCGTGGCCGTCGACCCCGGCAGCAGGGCGACCGCCCGGCTCCGGGTGCGCAACACCGGCGACACGGTGGAGGAATACCGGCTCTCGATCGTGGGCGACCCGGCCGGCTGGAGCCGTATCGAGCCCGACACGCTGCGCCTCTACCCGGGCAGTGAAGGGTCCGCGGAGATCTCCTTCGCGCCGCCGCGCACCCCCGGTGCCCCGGCCGGGCCCGCGGCCTACGGGGTGCGGGTCGAGCCGCGCGAGAACCCCGCCGTGCGGGACGTCCTGGAAGGCCGGGTCACGGTCGCCCCGTTCACCGAGGTCCGTGCCGAACTGGTGCCGCCCCGCACCGCCGCCCGGTTCCGCGGCCGGGCCGCCGTCGCCGTCGACAACCTCGGCAACACCCCGCTGACCGCGTCCGTCGGCGCCCGCGACGAGTCAGGCCGGCTGTCGTTCGGCGTCCGCCCGGGCAGCGTCCAAGTGGCGCCGGGCCGTGCGGCGTTCGTCGAACTGGAGGCCACCCCCCAGGCGACCCGGTGGACGGGCGCGCCCGAGACCCACCGCATGACCGTCTCCGTACGGCGCTCCGGCGACGCGGCGGCCCTGGAGCTGAGCGGGGAGTTCGAGCAGCGGCCGGTGCTGCCCGCCTGGCTCGTCGCCGTCGGCGGGCTGCTGGCCGCGGCCGCCGTCGCGTTCGCCGTGCTGTGGCTCGGGTTCTCGCCGAAGGTCGCCTCCGCGGCCGGGGAGAAGAAGGCCGAGGCGGGGGCCCCGCTGCCCGGCGCGCTCGGCAGCCAGGGCCCCCTCCCGCCGGCCCCGCCGCCGCCCGCCGAGCCGGGAGCCCTCCCCGGCGGCGGAGCCCCGGGAGGCGGAGACCCGGCAGCCGGCCTCCCCGGGGGCGGCTCCGGCGCCGCCGCGGGCTCCGGCGGCGGGGGCGGGGGCGGAGGCGGAGGAGAAGGGGGAGCCGCCCCGCCGCCCGCGGCCGGGAACCAGGGCGGGGCGGTCGCACCCCAGGGTCCGCCCTGGCGGGCCGGATACCAGCCCGACGTCGTCGTGCACTACGCACAGCGCCGGCTCGCCGCCCTCGGCAGCGGCAACCCGTGCACCCTGAAGGGCCAGTGGCGGGAAGGCGTCATCGACGCGGCCACCGAGGCCTCGCTGATCTGCTACCAGCAGGCCGTGATGGCCGACGGCAAGACCACCCGCGCCCTCACGGCCACGGACAAGCCGCTCGGCACGCTGGGCCGCGCCACCCTCGCCTCCCTGTGGATGCAGGGCGTCACCGCGGGCCGACTGACCTCCGGATCACGCAACTTCGAAGTAACCCAGCTGGACGCCGCCCTCCGGTGGGCGGGCCAGGCCACCATCTCCGACGCCGACCTCCAGGCCGACCGGGCATTCGCCCGGCTCGGCGTCGACTACTTCACCTCCGGCGGGCGCAACGCCGCCGCGACGCCGTACGACGCGAAGATGCGGGCCAAGGTGGAGCAGTACCAGCGGCAGGTACAGCTCCCGGTCACCGGCGTCGCGGACAGCCGGACCATCAACGCCCTGCTCGGCGGCAGCGTCAACGGCACGGGCCGGCCCGGCCGCTGA